TGGACCTGTTTTCATTGGAGTTCATATTGATCAggttctcttcagcttgtctaacTTCCTCCTCATACTCTTTAACTCTAGCATAGATGTCTCCAAACTGAATTCTGGACCAACTGCTAAGAGTGGAGGCAAGCCTCTTCATTTTTTGGTGAAAGCTCCACATTGGATTGCCTGCAATTGGTCTGTTCCAACACTCCTTGACAGTGTCTTTAAAGGAGGGTTGATCAGGCCAgcaattcaagaatttgaaatacttgatggaATTGAGATGTTGGTCAACCATTTCCAAGAGCAAAGGACAGTGGTCTGACCCTACTGATGGCAGATGAGTGATGTTGGTATGGGGCATGGTTTCCAGCCACTTGTCATTAACCATCCCCCTGTctagtcttttccaaattctgaACATAATTCCCCTTTGATTAGACCAGGTGTATTTCTGTCCAGTGAAGCCAAGATCCTGGAGGCCAGAGGCCTCAATAATGTTGATGAATTCAAGGCTCTTTCTCATGTTATAAATGACCCCCCCAAGCTTTTCTTCAGGGTTAACCATGGAAGAGAGGTGGTTGATTGCTGCAGTAGGCTATCCCATAGAGGTCTTCTGAGGTGATCTTTACATTTTGCATAGACAAAGGTGGTAATATACTGGTTTGGGATCATGACATGATTGATCTCACAAGTGATCAATTGctcatcattctccaaaatcCTGCAATCAACATCTTtggtccagaaaatccaaatcttaccatttggattaTGGATAGCACAGTCCATATTAAGCTGATTTCTGAAATGCTGTAGTTGAGAATTATTAGAAAAGGGCTCAAGTAAGGCAATGAGAGAGATCTGGTGCATGTTCTTAAGATGCTTGAGTCTTTCtatggctccttgggtattaatacccctcacattccagCTGAGAGTACTAATCATTGAGAGATCTTGGAAGTAAAGAGCCTAGTGTGTGGTCTACCTGCAGGAGCAGAGGTAATAGGACTGGTAGGCCTAGTACTTAACCTGGATTGGTGGGCTCCTTTAGGGGACAAACCTTGGGAGTTAGATATTTGTTGAATCTCATCTTCATAGTCCTTAGTATAGTTTGGACTAACAGCTTTGGTCAGCTGTTCACTAGCAATATCATCCTCATCTGGATCATTCAAGGATTGGTCATCATTTTCACACTCATCTTCAGATTCCATAACAGCATATTCATCCAGGTCAGGAGGGGCCTGTATGTTGGTATTGAGAGTGCATATGGAGTGGGGGTTTCTGTGTTGCTCTGCAGTTATGTTTGCTGGAGATAGCTCCTTAACAGCAGAGTTCTTTTCatcaattctttttttaatagcatcctttctctttttgctcattttattcttttttgctTTAGAACCAGTAGCACTTGTGCTAGCCACTTCCCCCATATCCTTGGCCATAGAGCCTTTGATAATTGGCAAGTGACTGGCATCAGGGATAATGTCATTCTGTTCATCTGTCAACTCATTTGTCTGTACCTTTGTAAGGAGATTGATGGTGTGCTGGGAGTGATGTACAGGGGTAGAAGGAGCTCTAGGGTCACACTTAGGGTCAGTGTTtgggttctcatgcaaaacatgagacaaacTCCCACCCCCTTTGGTTGtcccttcctgcagattagtgtgGTTCTCCATTGCACTTCCTTCCAATCCTCCATCAACTTCTAAGCCAGCAGAAGTAGTATTATAATAAGGGTGTTGCCTGGGGagtgggagcattgagtcaatacctgggggTCTTGATTCTTTGCTAGTTTCACATCCTTCAGCTGTCACTACACCTGTGCAGTGGTTATGGGGGGATTGGGACTTGAGGAGCTTAGGGTCAATACCTGGTCCTAAGAGAGTGGTGTTGTCCTGCATTGTTGATTGCTTCCTAATGGGAGCTTGTACTTTGGTACTTTGTTTTCCTGCAACCTGGTTAGTGGGTTGATCTTgtgtaacaagatcaacatagTTATTTGGCTGAACATTAAAGTTAGGAGACTTACCTGGTAGTATGTGGTTGAGTTGTGGTTGTTCATTTCTGCCTCTCTCTTGGTGCTGAAGGTTTAGCCCCATTGGTCAGCTGCAATTTGCTTGACCCCTTGGTGTGTTTCTTGTTTTGAGTTTGCCacatttcttcatttttgcttGTATTAATAGACTGTGGTTGTGCTTGGTTACTGGATGTATAGATATTGTTCTTCTGCTGTACATCAGTATTTTGTGTTTCCTGTTGTTCCTTAGTCTCCCTGCCCTCATGTAGTTTGTTTTTCCTGGCAGCTTCaagttcttttcttcttttttgctcTTCATCTCTCTTCTGGACAGTACAAGCATGTATCATATGGCCCTGATGTTTGCAGTAAGTGCAGTACTCAGGGACATTTTCATAATGGATGGCTTGCCATCTCCCAATAGTAGCATCTTGTTTGTCATGGCCCATCCACACATGTGATGGCCTTTCCTTTGTAAGATCAACTTGTATCCTTACCTTAGCTATACTCCCTCTTGTCTTTTGGATGGAGGCAGTATCCAGATATAAGACTTTACCTATGGATTCTAGCAAGGCAGTCACAACCTCTTTGTTATAGCAGTGCCAGGGCAATTCAGGTAAGGCAACCCAAATTGGCACTACTGGAGTCTCTTCCTCAAGCCTGAAGGTTGGTGTCCAAGTTTGTATTCTCATCCACTGACCTTCTATATTCATCCTCTGTTTGGTCCATACAGTAATGTAATCTAGTTCATTGTCAAGGTCAATGTagacatgtctagcattgaaGTGTGCTATCTTGACTCCACCTGATAGTTGGGTTTGTGTAATGAAACTCTTCCTCAGCAACTCAATTTTTGGCATGGTAGTGCTGAATTTTCCCACCAGGGTATACCTGCATCTAGCAGCCAACTTAACCAAGAAATCCTCCTTTTCAAAGAGGACAGCAGGAAGGCCTTGCCTAGTGGTGTGAATAGGAGGTGATAGTACAAAGGGGACCTCAGTCCTAGCTTGGTTGATTCTAAGCTTAGAGGCAAATGTTTGAACTACTGTGTAGGGAGCTGGTTGAGGGACCTGGTCCCTCTTGTTGGGAAATTGGTTCCTCTGGGGCTGCTGGTTGGTGTGAGCACCTAGTTGTTGATGGTTGGAAACTAAGTTGTGTTCATGAGGTTGTGAATGGTTGGGCACTAACTTGGTTGCTTGGTTGTTTTGATTTGGCTTATCAAAATTACTAGAGATTTTAGGGAAATTGTGTTGGTTGGGAGTATTCTTTTTAGGAGCTGCTATAAGGTTGGAAGTGTTAGTTCCTTTGTTCAGAGTAGCATGAGGAGCAGCAGTTTCTTGGTGCTCAGTTGCATTGAGTTGAGGAACATTTCCACTAGACTTAACCTTGTTGCCAACACCATTTTCAATATAACCTTCCCTCTCCTGCATAGAAGATTCTATCATAGCACCATGGTACTCTTTTGCATTAGGTGGCAAAGGAGTTCCAATGGATTTCAGCATTGTGGCAGGAACATTGCTATTTTGTAAATAAGGTTCAGTAGGCTTAACAACTATTTGATCCTTATTAGTAACATAGTTAATATGAGGTAATGAATATTGGTTAAGAGGTTCAGAAAACTTACCTTGGAGGTCTGCAGGAACATCATTGCTGCCTTGCTGCGCAACTCCTATAGTGTTAGTATCATTCTTGGAACTATGATGCAACAACTTTGCCTTATCAATTGTGTGCATATCATCATTTATTTGAATACATTGATCTTGTTGCTGGTCTTTATGATGAACCAAAGGATGCTCTCCAGCTTGAAACTCAGTGGAAATGTTCAAATCACCATTGCGAgtgtcttgacgactttttgaatttgaacttattGGCATTGATTCGAGGCTCCTACCTTGGCTGAAGAGCTCCGTAACACTCGTAGGAATGTTTTGGCATTAGTGTTGCAGTGATTGGGTCGCCAGAGCTCCGGCTCGACCATCGGAACAGTGACTCTGTATAATTGGTATGTTTGTGCGAATTAGAGAAGATTGAATGTCTTCTCTGATGATTGGGAGATGAGGAATCATATTTCCATATGCATTAATCCAAAACTTATTGAATTATCAAAATTCGAAGATTgaatttgttctttcaactgATCTCCAGTTTTCGAACTAGTagctatttttttcaaattcgaATTGTTGGGTGAATATTCGAGAGCTCTCACCTGGTGGAAGTCGTTTGTAGCATTAAGGCGCCCAGTTTGGCATTGGTGTTCGCCTGAAAAAgtcaccggagctccggcgacttcACCGGCGACCTGCTCCCCAACTATGCCTCCGGCCATTTGGTCTGAAATTTCGTTAGGAGGGGCGCTATGGTGTGGGGAAGAAACCCCAGTGGTGAGCGCCACACGAATGTCACCGGAAGTAGCTCGAACCGGCGATCGATTTTCAGGCGACACAGTCGCATTTCTTCCAGCAGCCGCCCTTCGATTTCTCTCAATGGGATGATTCAAATGAGCTGATTTTTGGCTATGATGTAGTTCATTCATTGTAGTATTATCTCCAATTTTTGGTTGAACTCGAATCAACCCATATTTCTCCAAGTCTATTATTTGATGAACCCATGCAAGCTGCTCCTCCGATAGTGCAACAATGATTGCAGGCTGATTTTGCACATTGGAGGAGCTGTGGGTGGAATTTTCCGATGGGACAACTTGTTGCGTTCGTCTCACCAATATCTTCGTTCCTATCTTTCGAATGAAATTTTTTGACGtccggaggtgggtcccaccccatatTCGTTTTTATGACAATTTTCCCCTAGTAAAGAGCTTTTTTTTAGTGAGATGTTAGAGAGAGAGTTTGGTTGCAATCACAAGAAAAAATTGGAGATTCAAAATAGGGGGAATAAGGTTTTGGTGTACGTAGGAGTATGGATGTGAGCAGGGGGTCGAAGGGGGTGATGGGTGCAGGGAGGGGTTGGAAAACAGAATTTGTTGATGGATTTTAAATCATTAGTTGGAACATGCGAGGTTTGAAAGGCTGCGGTTAGTGGAGGGGGTACCATTTCAGTTACTCTCCTCTTAATTGCAGACGATACTCTGGTGTTCTGTGATGCAGATGAGATCCATGTGGACTACCTTGGACAAGTTTTAACATGGTTCCAGGTGGTGTCAGGGCTCAAGATTATCCTCACAAAATGCGAGATCATTGTTAGGAATTTGCTTTTTAACTGCAGTAAATTTATTTCTACTGTTTTAGCTTTGAATAAGActtaggggttgtttggttgGGAACAAGTTATCCCAAGATTAATTATCTTGGAACTAGCTATCCTGTGATAAGTTATCCCACCATGTATATGTGATAATTTTATCCCATCACTATGGTATAAATGGTcggataagttatcccaaacTTGACAATCAAACAAGACACCAAAATTTTATCTATGGACTAATTTTTATCCCAggactatttatttttatccctCACACAAACGACCCCCTAATCAATTAGTTGTTAGTCATTTATTCCTATTATTTAGGAGTAGTTCTTGATTTAGTGAATCTGCTAGGACCATGTGTTTTGCTGTTTTTGTTTTATTTCGGGATTTGTAAATGTAACCTTTAGACATCATAAAAAGTGTTCTTTCATTGCTATATTTCTCTGCTTTGTGATATACTTTTGTTCTTAAAAATTACCAACAATCGTTCTTGTTGGTGAATTGGTTAATATTGACATGCTCGCCTAAGTTATGAATTATAGGGTAGGGACTCTTCCTACTGTATACCTAGGTTTACCTTTAGGTTCGGCGAATAAGGATCTAGGTATTTGAAATCCGGTCATTCAAATGGTAGAGATGAGGCTAGCAGGTTGGCAAAAAAAGTTACCTGCACAAAGGAGGAAGGATGTGCTTATGAACAGTACTTTATCGAGTATTCCTACTTATTGCATTTCACTGTTCAATGCACTTTCTGTTGTTGTTGGAAAGCTGGAAAGGTTGCAAAGAAATTTCCTTTGGGATGCGGCCGATGGTACAAAGAAGTTTCATGTGGTTTGGTGGGAGACCCTGACATATCCTAAAGGTGGGGAGAACTTGGGATTAAAGATTTGAAGACTTTAAACAAAGCTCTTTTGGATAAGTGGTGGTGGAGATTCGGGGTAGAGGGAGAAGCTCTCTGAAGAGGGGTGGTAGCGGATAAATATGGAGTAGTGGAGGGAGAGTGGAGAACAAATGAGATCACTATGCCTTAGGGTTGGGGTTGGAAGTAGATTTAATTTGTGGGACCAGAAGTGGTGTGGGGATTTGGTGCTAAAGAATGATTTCCCGATGTTGTATATGGTCTCTTGACAAAGAAATTTGTCCGTTCAACAAGTTAGGGGAACACAAGAGGATGAGTCTTTTTGGGATTTGAGGTTCAAGAGGGATTTCCAAGATTGCGAGGTGACTGAGCTTCAGAGATTGCTTGCTTTACTTCACAAGCAGTGTGAGCCAAAAGACAGACCCGATGCTTTAAGATGAGAGTTGGTAAATAACAAGGTGTTCTCTGTCAAGTCCTTTTATGAGAAGCTTCTTGTCAGGGCGGAGGATAACTTTCTATATGAGTCGGTATGAATCCCTAAAGTACCAAGGAAAGTGTCTTTCTTCACGTGGTTAGTTGTTAGAGGGGTAATTTTGACGGCAGAAAATTTGAGGAAATGAAAGGTTTTCTGTACAAGTTGGTTCTTCCTTTGCAAAGAGACAGGTCAGGATGTGGATCATATTTTACTACATCGCGATTTAGCCTCGAGGTTATGGTGGGATATCTTTAGTTGGTTTGGCGTTTCTTGGGTGTTTCCAAGATCTGTGAAGGTCGAAGGAGTTGTTATTAAGCTGGACGAGTGGAGCTACGAGCAGAAGACACAAGGCTTAGAATGATACTGCCTTTGCGTTGATGTGGATCATTTGGAAAGAGAGAATTAGGAGAGTTTTTGAAGGGGTGGAGACGAGCTTTGCTCAATTATCTTTGATCCCTTATTTTCTTTGGGTGTACTTATGTTGTTCCTATTTGTATAAAGGATTGGGAGGTGTTTGGGAGAACCATATTTTGTAGGTTCTCCTTTATATCTCTTGTATACGGCCAAGTTGGCCTTGTTATTATCAATGAAATACTTTAGTTgatcagaaaaaaaaagaacGAAGGAGCAGTGAGAGGAATGACACAACACATAGCATGTAGAAGTCAAGATATAAACTTCAGCAAATGCATTGATAAATCATGCTCTTTTAGTATGTAAACTAGTCAAAATTCATCAACAATTTGCATATGACACGCAAGTTTTTAAGAATTCAAGTTTGCTCAACAACTTAGTCTGAAaattgaagttatgatgatgttCTTCTTTCCTCATCAAATCTTCATTGATAACCTAAGTCATATCATACAGTTTTTCTTAGTCAATTTAATATACTTCTACCAGTGATGTTGGCTATGCCAATGAACTCTTTTTCACACTTAACCAATAAATTTGTCATATTGGACAGATGATGTTCCAGTTATTGCCAGATATTTCATGGATTTCTTTGTTCTTATGAAAGTATAATTTATGGCAGAAATCATATATGCAGTTCCTGATGATGTGCTAGTTACCAAATATACACAACTGTTTTTATTGGAAGTGTCTTACATCCTCTATTGAATGTCTTAGGAATTTTGGGACTGGAGCTGGCAAGAGTTGGCTCTTTATGATCTTGCAGAAATGATTCGATATGTAAATAAGATCACAAAAGCAAAAATTTTTGTTGTAGGACATTCACAGGTTTGATTCTTTTATAGCATCTATGTCTTAagtaactatatatatatataaggttcTCTCATTGCCATAGCATCTTATgttttttttcctcattttataTTCAGGGAACAATCATGTCTCTTGCTGCTTTTACTAAGCCAGATATTGTGGAGATGGTCAAAGCTGCAGCACTCCTTTGTCCTATATCATATTTGGATCATATCACCACAGATTTTGTGCTTAGATTAGTCAAAATGCATCTTGATGAGGTGATGAAACAGTGTCTCGCCATGTTAGTCTCACTATATATATGACTTCAAAAATACTCTGACAAATTTTATGTTATGGATTAGGTAATTCTTGCATTGGGAATCCATCAACTTAATTTCAAAAGGTTCTGCaaattttttcacttctttaTCTAGTATTCTTATGATCTTCTATTGCCTTTCATTAAAGTCTTGATGCTTCTTATAATTTTGGCAGTAATATGGGGACTCAAATCATGGATATGATGTGCGATGGGTATATTCACTGCGACATCTGGCTTAGTGCTATTACAGGTTCTCATTATACATCCTCCTTTTCTAGGCATTTCCTACTTGTTCCTTACAAGTTCTATATTGTACTTCTTAAGCTGGATATCAAGGATTAGGTTTAGCCTGTTGATATCAAAAAGAATTTGGTTGGTTCTACCATTCTTTTGGCAATAGCGTCTTACAGAGACATTTGCTTGCTCTATTATCTCTGCAATATggtaaaataactatttttctGATTCTACCTTCCCATCATAATTTTAGATTGGTCAATTGCTGGTCTAGAATGGTTCGACTATCTTAAGCAAGTATTGGCCAGTTTGAGAGAAGGTTGATCCTAGAAACATCTTAAAAGTCAGCCTCCAAGACATTTTGAATGTGTCCTCTACGTGAACTTAGTTTGCACCTTAAATTTTAAATGCCATTCACACTAGAGAATTCAATTTTTCATTGTATGACTAGCCTTGGAAAAGCAATACCTCAAGATTGGATTGAGTACGCTGGATATCCCTACTCCTATTTTTAGCAACTATCGTACAATacacccttgtggtcgggcccttccccggaccctgcgcatagcgggagcttaagagcccgtttggattggctttaagttggtcaaaaccaacttaaagccccttttcagtttttggacgtgtttgcctaatgctaactttaagccagaaagttcttaaagtcagtcaaaaatgaaaagttaggatttctaacttttttttcctaagtgcttaaagtcattttctttgaccatgaaaattacttttatatcccttatattttaactaaattcccaaactatcctttttattcttttaaccctaaaattcacataattttcctcatttaagcacttttatccaaacactcaattgcttatttataaaaataactttcagcactttaaagttctaaaaacacttcatacataaaagttacttttttaagcccatccaaacgggctctaagtgcaccgggctgcccttttttatcGTAAGATTAAGGTCAATAGGTAACTATCTAGCTATATTAGACAACAATTTAGTTGATGTTAACATAATTAGGCAACTTTATTCGGAATAGTATCCGGAAATCAATGGCAGTAGGAATTGTTGGAACTAATGTAATGCTGTTTCTTAACTACATAAGGATTGAAAGATTTTTCTTAAGCATTTTCAAGCTTTATGCCTAACTATATTGTTTACAGTGGTTGAAAAACAAATAACCTGAGAAAGTTTGCTTGAAGTACTTGACAGTCATGTTCAATTTCATGCATAGCATATTGGCTTATCCTTCTATAgcagtttttatttatttttatttttttatttttttattttatatggtgtattGGGCTTGGTCATTGAATTCactatcaaatatttcatcCCAATGTGGAgaaatatttccttgcttttgtCATATTCAGTTCACATTAATTtagtttcattattttattcatcattgATATTTTTTATCACTATTGATGGCAGTATGGGTTGCTTTATATGTTTTGCCTGTCATCTAATTGAGGCACTAAACTATCTCAAAAGTATGAACTGTACTACATCTTTCAATACTTTCTTGATGATCAATATTCATGCAGGCAAGAATTGTTGCTTCAATGATTCACGGATCAATTTCTATCTTGAATACGAACCTCATCCATCATCCTCGAAAAACTTGCATCATCTCTTTCAGAGTATGTACATActttcagattatgcaatatATAATAtgctattattattttcttttttctcgtGGGATGGGACATAATAAGTTTGGCCCCTGGGGTTGGGATGACAAGGACTGAATGTCAGATCTAATTTAAATCTAGAACCTCAACCATTAAACAAGTACTTCGAGATTTGTCTCCCATTCCCTGTTCATCTCAATTTCTTGAATCAGCTATCTTCAGTTTTCTTTTGGTCAATATCTCCTGAACAAGGTTTAAATGAGGACTTTCCTCCTCTTGGGCACTGTTTTACCTCCTTAGTTTCGCCaaatatgttgatgttgttatgaTCTTTGCTACTTTGAGCGTGTTCACGTGTAGGTTAACTGCTCATATTATCATTCTAGTCCTTATATTCCTAATCCAAAATTTTGCAGTGATCCGTAAAGGGAGTTTTGCTATGTATGATTATGGAATGTGGAGAAACCTCATGCGCTATAACCATCCAAAGCCCCCAGTGTTTGATATCAGCCAGATTCCCACTTCATTGCCATTGTGGATGGGTTATGGGGGCAATGACGCGTTAGCAGATGTCATCGACGTCCAACATACACTAAGGGAGTTGAAATCCAAGCCAGATCTGCTTTATATTGAGGAATATGGTCATATTGACTTCCTCCTGAGTACAAGCGCAAAAGCAGATGTTTATGAAGACATGATTAGGTTtttcaattctgtacaaaaggTAAGCAGTTTTAAGTAGTGGCTGATTAGTATGTGTCATGTGTTTTGGCCCTGGCCTCTTCCTTGTCCACATTCTTGTACATAGCATGATTATGTAGCTCATGCTACCTCTTTAGATCCAAAAAGTTTCTGGTTAATATGGCGTGTATATAAAACCATTACCAATCCATGTATAAGTGGTTTAAAAGGGTGCAGGTCTATCAGTTCCTTCAATTTCTAGGCAAAACCAttactaattattttttgtaaggAATTTGCTACCTGTTGGCTTGCCACTGCTTAATGCTCGTCCTCCCCGCTCATTGTTAAAAACAGTCGGTTATTTCCACAGCTTTACAAGTCTTTTTTGAAGCTGCTGAGAAAACATTgtgggtgtgtttggtatgaaggacaatatttttcaatcttctcatgtttggttggttaaaaaatttttaaaatatttttctgttatctacttttctacttttaatattcgTGTCTAACCTTTCTTCCTATGCTtcttattgagccgagggtctttcggaaacagccgtcctacattggtaggagtcaggtctgcgtacactttaccctccccagaccccacgatgtgggatttcactgggttgttgttgttgttgttgtttgataACAAAAGTTccttaaaaatgaggaaaaataaTTTAGTAGAAGTAGATAAAGTAGGTTccacaattgatatttcacattgtgTGCTGCCTACTCTCTAACACATCTCAACTCCACCAGCGTAGCCGCCATTCTGATAACTCCACACTTCTATTCCCACTCCCATCTTTCATAATATTTGTTTAGGTtatacacaaatatttatagGATAATATGTATTGTTTATGTactgaacaaaaaaaaaaagaagatatccacttattttctcaaaaaatattttcattgtaCTGAACACACCCTGATTGACAACTCTCTTGGTGTGAAAATAGC
This region of Solanum dulcamara chromosome 9, daSolDulc1.2, whole genome shotgun sequence genomic DNA includes:
- the LOC129902249 gene encoding triacylglycerol lipase 1 isoform X1 produces the protein MDHTRALAVHVIMFLMCSVGDCTAVPQLRRKSQVIGGLCAHLIESTGFPCTEHQTKTKDGYLLGLQRVSSRSTIVRREMGLPVLLIHGLFMAGDAWFMNSASQSLGFILADQGFDVWVGNVRGTRWSHGHVSLTVKNKVSDIFSIDGMKLGPVFIGVHIDQEFWDWSWQELALYDLAEMIRYVNKITKAKIFVVGHSQGTIMSLAAFTKPDIVEMVKAAALLCPISYLDHITTDFVLRLVKMHLDEVILALGIHQLNFKSNMGTQIMDMMCDGYIHCDIWLSAITGKNCCFNDSRINFYLEYEPHPSSSKNLHHLFQMIRKGSFAMYDYGMWRNLMRYNHPKPPVFDISQIPTSLPLWMGYGGNDALADVIDVQHTLRELKSKPDLLYIEEYGHIDFLLSTSAKADVYEDMIRFFNSVQKVSSFK
- the LOC129902249 gene encoding triacylglycerol lipase 1 isoform X2 encodes the protein MDHTRALAVHVIMFLMCSVGDCTAVPQLRRKSQVIGGLCAHLIESTGFPCTEHQTKTKDGYLLGLQRVSSRSTIVRREMGLPVLLIHGLFMAGDAWFMNSASQSLGFILADQGFDVWVGNVRGTRWSHGHVSLTVKNKEFWDWSWQELALYDLAEMIRYVNKITKAKIFVVGHSQGTIMSLAAFTKPDIVEMVKAAALLCPISYLDHITTDFVLRLVKMHLDEVILALGIHQLNFKSNMGTQIMDMMCDGYIHCDIWLSAITGKNCCFNDSRINFYLEYEPHPSSSKNLHHLFQMIRKGSFAMYDYGMWRNLMRYNHPKPPVFDISQIPTSLPLWMGYGGNDALADVIDVQHTLRELKSKPDLLYIEEYGHIDFLLSTSAKADVYEDMIRFFNSVQKVSSFK